A genome region from Streptomyces sp. NBC_01296 includes the following:
- a CDS encoding PAC2 family protein, whose product MLDPQGLYEWDAKGLAVADLALAQDSAGLVMLYHFEGYIDAGEAGEQIVERLLDTLPHQVVARFDADRLVDYRARRPLLTFQRDHWTEFEEPRLEVRLVQDATGAPFLLLSGPEPDVEWERFAVAVRQIVERLGVRLSVNFHGIPMGVPHTRPVGITPHGNRTDLMPGHRSPFDEAQVPGSAESLVEFRLGQAGHDVLGVAAHVPHYIARSPYPDAALTVLEAITAATGLVLPAVAHALRTEAHRTQTEIDRQIREGDEELVALVQGLEHQYDAAAGAETRGNMIAEPQEIPSADEIGREFERFLAEREGEG is encoded by the coding sequence GTGCTTGATCCACAGGGTTTGTACGAATGGGATGCCAAGGGCCTGGCAGTGGCGGACCTGGCGCTTGCCCAGGACTCGGCCGGGCTGGTCATGCTGTACCACTTCGAGGGGTACATCGACGCCGGAGAGGCCGGGGAGCAGATCGTCGAGCGGCTGCTCGACACCCTGCCCCACCAGGTGGTGGCCCGGTTCGACGCGGACCGGCTGGTCGACTACCGCGCCCGGCGCCCGCTGCTGACGTTCCAGCGCGACCACTGGACCGAGTTCGAGGAGCCCCGGCTCGAGGTGCGCCTCGTCCAGGACGCCACCGGCGCGCCGTTCCTGCTGCTCTCCGGCCCCGAGCCGGACGTGGAGTGGGAGCGCTTCGCCGTCGCCGTCCGGCAGATCGTCGAACGCCTCGGCGTCCGGCTCTCGGTCAACTTCCACGGCATCCCGATGGGCGTCCCGCACACCCGGCCCGTCGGGATCACCCCGCACGGCAACCGGACCGACCTCATGCCGGGGCACCGCAGCCCGTTCGACGAGGCGCAGGTGCCGGGCAGTGCGGAGTCCCTGGTGGAGTTCCGGCTCGGCCAGGCCGGGCACGACGTGCTGGGCGTCGCCGCGCACGTACCGCACTACATCGCGCGCTCCCCGTACCCGGACGCCGCGCTGACGGTGCTGGAGGCGATCACGGCGGCGACCGGGCTGGTCCTGCCGGCGGTGGCGCACGCGCTGCGCACCGAGGCGCACCGCACGCAGACGGAGATCGACCGGCAGATCCGCGAGGGCGACGAGGAGCTGGTCGCCCTGGTCCAGGGGCTGGAGCACCAGTACGACGCGGCGGCCGGCGCCGAGACGCGGGGCAACATGATCGCCGAGCCGCAGGAGATCCCGTCGGCGGACGAGATCGGCCGCGAGTTCGAGCGGTTCCTGGCGGAGCGCGAGGGCGAGGGCTGA
- the coaE gene encoding dephospho-CoA kinase — protein sequence MLKVGLTGGIGAGKSEVSRLLAGYGAVVVDADRIAREVVEPGTPGLAAVVAAFGESVLTPEGALDRPKLGTIVFADPAKLQTLNGIVHPLVGARSAELQAAAGPDAIVLHDVPLLAENGLAPLYDLVVVVDAAPETQLARLTALRGMAEEEARARMAAQATREQRLAVATLVIDNDGPLEALEPQVRKVWAELVERAAAAGTAGA from the coding sequence ATGTTGAAGGTGGGCCTGACAGGCGGAATCGGTGCCGGCAAGAGCGAGGTCTCGCGGCTGCTGGCGGGGTACGGGGCGGTCGTCGTGGACGCCGACCGCATCGCGCGGGAGGTCGTCGAGCCCGGTACGCCCGGGCTGGCGGCGGTCGTGGCGGCCTTCGGGGAGTCCGTGCTGACCCCCGAGGGGGCGCTGGACCGGCCGAAGCTGGGGACGATCGTGTTCGCCGACCCGGCGAAGCTGCAGACCCTCAACGGGATCGTGCACCCGCTGGTCGGGGCCCGGTCGGCCGAGCTGCAGGCCGCCGCAGGGCCCGACGCGATCGTGCTGCACGACGTACCGCTGCTCGCGGAGAACGGCCTGGCGCCGCTGTACGACCTGGTGGTCGTGGTGGACGCAGCCCCCGAGACCCAGCTGGCCCGGCTGACCGCGCTGCGCGGGATGGCCGAGGAGGAGGCGCGGGCCCGGATGGCCGCGCAGGCGACGCGGGAGCAGCGGCTGGCGGTGGCCACGCTCGTGATCGACAACGACGGGCCGCTGGAGGCGCTGGAGCCGCAGGTGCGCAAGGTGTGGGCGGAGCTTGTCGAGCGGGCGGCAGCGGCAGGTACGGCCGGTGCCTGA